A section of the Rhodobacter sp. genome encodes:
- a CDS encoding aldehyde dehydrogenase family protein → MPETCLNLIGGAWVAGDHAVENRNPSDLADLIGLYAAGSAQDVARAVAAARAAQPLWAAAGPQARADLLERIARGIEARETAFATLLAREEGKILPEALAETRRAAQIFRFFAGEALRVTGDAVDSVRPGVEVTVTREPLGVIGLITPWNFPIAIPAWKLAPALAYGNAVVLKPADLVPGTVHLLVQVIQDAGCPPGLVNLVMGPGSIVGQALIEEPGIDGISFTGSVATGRRIARVAGARLLKVQLEMGGKNPMVVLDDADLDLAVAACLNGAFLSTGQRCTASSRLIVQGGIHDAFVAALGRQMQALRVGPALEPDSQIGPVASGPQLASNLDYVALAADEGCDVIGGGRLNGATEGFFQAPALFVNATNAMRVSRDEIFGPCAAVIRVRDFDEALAVANDTAFGLSAGICTGSLKHATAFRRGARAGMVMVNLPTAGVDYHVPFGGTKGSSYGAREQGRHAVEFYTTVKTAYSYAG, encoded by the coding sequence ATGCCGGAGACCTGTCTCAACCTGATCGGCGGGGCCTGGGTCGCGGGGGATCACGCGGTCGAGAACCGCAACCCCTCGGACCTGGCGGACCTGATCGGGCTTTATGCCGCGGGCTCGGCCCAGGATGTGGCCCGCGCCGTCGCCGCCGCGCGCGCCGCGCAACCCCTGTGGGCCGCCGCAGGGCCGCAGGCGCGCGCCGATCTGCTGGAGCGGATCGCGCGCGGCATCGAGGCTCGGGAAACCGCTTTCGCGACCCTGCTGGCCCGCGAAGAGGGAAAAATTCTGCCCGAGGCGCTGGCCGAAACCCGCCGCGCCGCGCAGATCTTCCGCTTTTTCGCAGGCGAGGCGCTGCGCGTGACGGGCGATGCCGTGGACTCGGTCCGCCCCGGGGTCGAGGTCACGGTGACGCGCGAACCTCTGGGCGTCATCGGCCTGATCACGCCCTGGAACTTTCCCATTGCCATCCCGGCCTGGAAACTGGCCCCCGCGCTGGCCTATGGCAACGCGGTGGTGTTGAAACCGGCCGATCTGGTGCCCGGCACCGTGCATTTGCTGGTGCAGGTGATCCAGGACGCGGGCTGCCCGCCCGGTCTGGTCAATCTGGTGATGGGGCCGGGCTCCATCGTCGGCCAGGCGCTGATCGAGGAACCGGGGATCGACGGGATTTCGTTCACCGGCTCGGTCGCGACGGGGCGGCGCATCGCGCGCGTGGCCGGCGCGCGGCTGCTCAAGGTGCAACTGGAGATGGGCGGCAAGAACCCGATGGTGGTTCTTGACGACGCCGACCTGGATCTGGCCGTCGCCGCCTGTCTGAACGGGGCGTTCCTGTCCACCGGGCAACGCTGCACGGCCTCGTCGCGGCTGATCGTGCAGGGCGGCATCCACGACGCTTTTGTCGCGGCGCTGGGCCGGCAGATGCAGGCCCTGCGCGTAGGGCCGGCGCTGGAGCCCGACAGCCAGATCGGTCCTGTCGCCTCGGGCCCGCAACTGGCGTCGAACCTCGATTACGTCGCGCTGGCCGCGGACGAGGGCTGCGACGTCATCGGCGGCGGGCGCCTGAACGGCGCGACCGAGGGGTTCTTTCAGGCCCCCGCGCTGTTCGTGAACGCCACCAACGCGATGCGCGTTTCGCGCGACGAGATCTTTGGCCCCTGCGCCGCCGTGATCCGCGTGCGCGACTTTGACGAGGCTCTGGCCGTTGCCAATGACACCGCGTTCGGCCTGTCCGCCGGGATCTGCACGGGGTCGCTGAAACACGCCACCGCCTTTCGCCGCGGGGCGCGGGCGGGGATGGTCATGGTCAACCTGCCCACCGCGGGGGTGGATTACCACGTCCCCTTCGGCGGCACCAAGGGCAGCTCTTACGGCGCGCGCGAACAAGGCCGTCACGCGGTCGAATTCTACACGACCGTGAAAACCGCCTATAGCTATGCGGGATAG
- the buk gene encoding butyrate kinase, translated as MRDRAMGKHLILTINPGTTTTRIGLFQPQGGAVVPVLEQTLDHDEAVMAGFRTIAAQLPFRAAALEGFVAAVPGGARLAAVAGRGGMLTPVPAGVIAVDDALVDMALHRPVHHHASNLGAPLAQRIAAKAGCPAFIVDPVSVDELPPVARVSGCPEIPRFSFVHALNIRACGRRLADRLGKPFAALNAVVAHLGAGISVAALRDGRIVDSTNRMESSPFSPERAGGLPPLALIDLCYSGAYSQAELTARLYGQGGVYAYLGTKDMRRVESMIDAGDPSARLVWEAMAYQIAKAIGAMVAVLDGRPDGIVLTGGMAQSPRLTATLTRRVQALAPVTLFPGSHESRALAEGAARVLAGHEPALTWPVPPDVEALPW; from the coding sequence ATGCGGGATAGGGCGATGGGCAAGCACCTGATCCTGACGATCAACCCGGGCACCACCACCACCCGCATCGGCCTGTTCCAGCCGCAGGGCGGGGCGGTGGTGCCGGTGCTGGAACAGACGCTGGACCATGACGAAGCGGTCATGGCGGGTTTTCGCACCATCGCCGCGCAACTGCCGTTCCGCGCGGCGGCACTGGAGGGGTTTGTGGCGGCAGTGCCCGGCGGCGCGCGGCTGGCGGCGGTGGCGGGGCGCGGCGGGATGCTGACGCCGGTGCCGGCGGGGGTCATTGCCGTCGATGACGCGCTGGTGGACATGGCGCTGCACCGCCCGGTGCATCACCATGCCTCGAACCTGGGGGCACCGCTGGCGCAGCGGATCGCCGCCAAAGCGGGCTGCCCGGCCTTCATCGTCGATCCCGTGTCGGTCGATGAACTGCCGCCCGTCGCGCGGGTGTCGGGCTGCCCCGAGATCCCGCGCTTTTCCTTTGTGCACGCGCTCAATATCCGCGCCTGCGGGCGGCGGCTGGCGGATCGGCTGGGCAAGCCGTTCGCGGCGCTGAATGCCGTGGTCGCGCATCTGGGTGCGGGGATTTCGGTCGCCGCGCTGCGGGACGGGCGAATCGTGGACAGCACGAACCGCATGGAATCGTCGCCCTTTTCGCCCGAGCGCGCGGGCGGTCTGCCCCCCCTCGCGCTGATCGACCTGTGTTATTCGGGCGCCTATTCGCAGGCCGAACTGACGGCGCGGCTGTATGGTCAGGGCGGGGTTTACGCCTATCTCGGCACCAAGGACATGCGCCGGGTCGAATCGATGATCGACGCAGGCGACCCGTCCGCCCGCCTGGTGTGGGAGGCCATGGCCTATCAGATCGCCAAGGCGATCGGCGCGATGGTGGCGGTGCTCGACGGGCGTCCCGACGGGATCGTGCTGACGGGCGGCATGGCGCAATCGCCCCGTCTGACGGCCACGCTGACCCGCCGCGTTCAGGCGCTGGCGCCCGTCACGCTGTTTCCCGGCAGCCACGAAAGCCGCGCCCTGGCCGAGGGCGCGGCGCGGGTGCTGGCGGGGCACGAGCCCGCGCTGACCTGGCCCGTGCCCCCCGATGTCGAGGCCCTGCCATGGTGA
- a CDS encoding phosphate butyryltransferase, producing MVIRTFAEIEQALAGVPGLRPAVAGAGDAGVLQALVAALDTGLVSDAVLTGPADTPIPEAWRHRLRLIPADTAAEAAARAVAEVRAGRADVLVKGQVDSAAYLRAVVARETGLRASATLSNLTLAEIPGLGRLIGATDNGIVPLPDLGQKRAMIANAVPLLRALGLSPARVAAIAASEKVSAGQPATVDAQALSRDPPPGALVAGPFGYDVALSPSAARAKGFAACPVAGRADLILFPSIEAGNATVKAWKLHANARTASIVLGASVPVLLNSRSDSPEARRLGLVLAAAVSRL from the coding sequence ATGGTGATTCGCACCTTTGCCGAGATCGAGCAGGCGCTGGCGGGCGTGCCCGGTCTCAGGCCCGCCGTGGCCGGGGCCGGGGATGCCGGGGTGTTGCAGGCGCTGGTCGCGGCGCTGGACACGGGCCTGGTGTCCGATGCCGTTCTGACGGGTCCCGCCGACACCCCGATCCCCGAGGCCTGGCGCCACCGCCTGCGCCTGATTCCGGCCGACACCGCCGCCGAGGCCGCCGCGCGCGCCGTGGCCGAGGTGCGCGCCGGGCGCGCGGATGTGCTGGTCAAGGGGCAGGTGGACAGCGCCGCCTATCTGCGCGCCGTGGTCGCCCGCGAGACCGGGCTGCGGGCCTCGGCCACGCTGTCGAACCTGACGCTGGCCGAGATCCCGGGCCTGGGTCGGCTGATCGGCGCCACCGACAACGGCATCGTGCCCCTGCCGGACCTGGGGCAGAAACGGGCGATGATCGCGAATGCGGTGCCGCTGCTGCGCGCGCTGGGGCTGTCGCCCGCCAGGGTCGCGGCCATCGCCGCGTCGGAAAAGGTCAGCGCGGGGCAGCCGGCGACGGTCGATGCGCAGGCGTTGTCGCGCGACCCGCCCCCCGGCGCGCTGGTCGCCGGGCCCTTTGGCTACGATGTCGCGCTGTCGCCGTCCGCGGCCCGGGCCAAGGGGTTCGCCGCGTGCCCGGTCGCGGGGCGCGCCGACCTGATCCTGTTCCCGTCGATCGAGGCCGGAAACGCCACGGTCAAGGCGTGGAAGCTGCACGCAAACGCACGCACCGCCAGCATCGTGTTGGGCGCCAGCGTGCCGGTCTTGCTGAACTCGCGCTCGGACAGCCCCGAGGCCCGGCGGCTGGGACTGGTGCTGGCGGCGGCCGTGTCGCGGTTGTGA
- a CDS encoding thiamine pyrophosphate-binding protein, with amino-acid sequence MSAKSYTYQSIARSVLDHGIQTMFGLMGDANLFMVDHYVRQGGGTFVPVAYEGSAVLMALAWSHVSGQVGVATVTHGPALTNCVTALTEGARGHIPMVLLAGDTPVMAPQNLQNIDQREVVKVTGAGFEQMRSPQTAAHDVAHAFYRARVEKRPIVLNMPADFMWQEQAHTPVTFPAFAAPAYVPEGDDLDAAVGMIASARRPIILAGGGAAGARAALIRLADRLEAPLATTLKAKGLFNGYPYNLDIFGTLSTPATYDAIAQADCVVCFGTSLHHFTTDRGKLMTGKRVVQINDTATEVSKNFHADAALVADAALTADNIVWWLNEAEIPPSGFTRDLDMAVLTRHPPGRAGKAKPGCVDFVPALEKLEAALPRTRVLTTDGGRFMTEVWCRISAPDPRNFIVSANFGSIGLGLQEAIGAALAAPDRPVVLFTGDGGFMMGGVNEFNTAVRLGLDLIVIVCNDSAYGAEHIQFLDRAMDPGLSQFDWPSFAEVATALGGQGLRVDSDATLDAALVAIASRTRPLLIELKLDPEDVPRMRI; translated from the coding sequence ATGTCCGCCAAAAGCTACACCTACCAGTCCATCGCCCGCTCGGTGCTGGACCACGGCATCCAGACGATGTTCGGCCTGATGGGCGACGCGAACCTGTTCATGGTGGACCATTACGTCCGCCAGGGTGGCGGAACCTTTGTCCCCGTCGCCTATGAGGGCAGCGCGGTGCTGATGGCGCTGGCCTGGAGCCATGTCTCGGGTCAGGTCGGGGTTGCCACGGTCACCCATGGCCCGGCGCTGACGAATTGCGTCACCGCGTTGACCGAGGGCGCGCGCGGCCATATTCCCATGGTGCTGCTGGCCGGAGACACGCCGGTGATGGCGCCGCAGAACCTGCAAAACATCGACCAGCGCGAGGTGGTCAAGGTCACCGGCGCGGGGTTCGAGCAGATGCGGTCCCCCCAGACCGCAGCGCATGACGTCGCGCACGCCTTTTACCGCGCGCGGGTGGAAAAGCGCCCCATCGTGCTGAACATGCCCGCCGATTTCATGTGGCAGGAGCAGGCGCATACCCCCGTCACCTTTCCGGCCTTTGCCGCGCCGGCCTATGTCCCCGAGGGCGACGATCTGGACGCCGCCGTGGGCATGATTGCCTCGGCGCGCCGGCCGATCATCCTGGCCGGGGGCGGGGCGGCGGGCGCGCGCGCGGCGTTGATACGGCTGGCCGACCGGCTCGAGGCGCCGCTGGCGACCACGCTGAAGGCCAAGGGGCTGTTCAACGGCTACCCCTACAATCTGGACATCTTCGGCACGCTCAGCACGCCGGCCACCTATGACGCCATCGCGCAGGCCGATTGCGTGGTCTGCTTTGGCACATCGCTGCATCATTTCACCACCGACCGGGGCAAGCTGATGACCGGCAAGCGCGTGGTGCAGATCAACGACACCGCGACCGAGGTCAGCAAGAATTTCCACGCCGATGCCGCGCTGGTGGCGGATGCCGCGCTGACCGCCGACAACATCGTCTGGTGGCTGAACGAGGCCGAAATCCCGCCCTCGGGCTTCACGCGCGACCTGGACATGGCCGTGCTGACCCGCCACCCGCCGGGCCGCGCGGGCAAGGCAAAGCCGGGCTGCGTGGATTTCGTGCCCGCGCTGGAAAAGCTGGAGGCGGCGCTGCCCAGGACCCGCGTTCTGACCACCGACGGCGGGCGCTTCATGACCGAGGTCTGGTGCCGGATCTCGGCCCCCGACCCGCGCAATTTCATCGTCTCGGCGAATTTCGGCTCGATCGGATTGGGGCTGCAAGAGGCGATCGGCGCAGCGCTGGCAGCGCCCGACCGGCCGGTGGTTCTGTTCACCGGCGACGGCGGCTTCATGATGGGCGGCGTGAACGAATTCAACACGGCCGTGCGGCTGGGGCTGGACCTGATCGTCATCGTTTGCAACGACAGCGCCTATGGCGCCGAACACATCCAGTTCCTGGACCGCGCCATGGACCCGGGCCTGTCGCAATTCGACTGGCCCTCGTTCGCCGAGGTGGCGACGGCGCTTGGTGGCCAGGGGCTGCGCGTGGACAGCGACGCCACGCTCGACGCCGCGCTGGTGGCCATCGCCAGCCGCACCCGCCCGCTGTTGATCGAGCTGAAGCTCGACCCCGAAGACGTGCCCCGGATGCGGATCTGA